In the genome of Constrictibacter sp. MBR-5, one region contains:
- the lysA gene encoding diaminopimelate decarboxylase — MSHIDYIDGILSIDGVPLTSIAAAVGTPVYCYSSATLADGYRAYADAFARNGLPNALVCYALKANGNLAVVRSLAALGAGADVVSEGELRRALAAGVPADRIIFSGVGKTPAEMAFALDRGIMQLNVESVEELATLNEVAIGMDRRAPVALRVNPDVAADTHDKISTGRKHDKFGIDWNAAPAIYQQAAAMPGIEVVGIAVHIGSQITSLSPYRAAFARVVEMARSLREDGVAIRRIDFGGGLGITYRDEAPPRVADYVGVIAEAVRDLQCEVVVEPGRRIAGPAGVLLARVVRVKRTVDRTFIVLDAAMNDLVRPAMYDAWHPIVPVVAPEPDSPRETVDVVGPICESTDMFAAQRELPRLREGDLVAFGAAGAYGAAMSSEYNSRLLVPEVLACEAIWSVVRRRPTFDDMLSQDAIPDWVRAPFNG; from the coding sequence ATGAGCCACATCGATTACATAGACGGCATCCTGTCGATCGACGGCGTCCCGCTCACCAGCATCGCTGCGGCCGTCGGTACGCCGGTCTATTGCTATTCGTCGGCTACGCTCGCCGATGGCTATAGAGCTTATGCCGACGCGTTTGCTCGCAATGGGCTGCCAAACGCACTGGTCTGCTACGCCCTGAAGGCCAACGGGAACCTGGCCGTGGTGCGGAGTTTGGCCGCTCTCGGGGCCGGCGCGGACGTGGTTTCGGAAGGTGAACTCCGGCGTGCGCTGGCAGCGGGCGTGCCAGCGGACCGGATCATCTTCTCCGGCGTCGGCAAAACCCCTGCCGAAATGGCCTTCGCACTCGATCGTGGCATCATGCAGCTCAACGTCGAGTCGGTGGAGGAACTAGCGACCCTCAATGAAGTCGCGATCGGAATGGACCGGCGGGCTCCAGTGGCGCTCAGGGTCAATCCCGACGTTGCCGCCGATACACACGACAAGATCTCGACGGGGCGGAAGCACGATAAGTTCGGGATCGACTGGAACGCCGCGCCGGCGATCTATCAGCAGGCCGCTGCGATGCCGGGTATCGAGGTTGTTGGTATCGCCGTTCACATTGGTTCGCAGATCACGAGTTTATCGCCCTACCGGGCCGCCTTCGCGCGGGTCGTCGAAATGGCCCGTTCGTTGCGCGAAGATGGTGTAGCGATCCGGCGGATCGACTTTGGCGGCGGATTGGGGATCACCTACCGCGACGAGGCGCCGCCTAGGGTGGCGGATTATGTGGGTGTCATAGCCGAGGCCGTTCGCGACCTACAGTGCGAAGTGGTCGTCGAGCCGGGTCGACGAATTGCCGGACCGGCTGGTGTTCTTCTTGCGCGCGTCGTCAGAGTTAAGCGTACCGTCGACCGAACTTTCATCGTGCTGGATGCCGCCATGAACGATCTCGTTCGACCCGCGATGTATGATGCGTGGCATCCGATTGTTCCGGTGGTGGCCCCTGAACCGGATTCTCCGAGGGAGACGGTCGACGTGGTGGGACCGATATGCGAGTCGACCGACATGTTCGCCGCACAGCGAGAGCTTCCGAGATTGCGCGAGGGAGACTTGGTCGCGTTCGGGGCAGCAGGCGCCTATGGCGCGGCAATGTCGTCGGAATACAACAGCCGGCTTCTCGTTCCGGAAGTTTTGGCGTGTGAAGCGATCTGGTCCGTTGTCCGCCGCCGCCCAACTTTCGACGATATGCTCTCTCAGGATGCTATCCCGGACTGGGTGAGAGCACCTTTCAACGGGTAG
- the argH gene encoding argininosuccinate lyase, with protein MSTEDGAANVMWGGRFAQGPADIMAAINVSIDVDRRLYEQDIAGSLAHCSMLVECGVIPAEDGAAISDGLTRVREELRAGQFSFRRELEDIHMNIEARLAELVGPAAGRLHTARSRNDQVATDFRLWVRDEIDAIDSALRALQAALLDQVERHADTVMPGFTHLQNAQPVTFGHHLLAYVEMLGRDRGRFVDCRRRLNECPLGAAALAGTSFPIDRHMTAATLGFDRPMANSIDAVSARDFAVEFLAAGAICAMHLSRLAEEIVIWCTDRFGFVSLSDAFTTGSSIMPQKRNPDAAELVRAKSGRLLGAMTGLLVVMKGLPLAYAKDMQEDKEPTFIAADALMLAIAATTGMVADLQARPDRMRAAANEGFITATDLADWLVRTLGLPFRRAHHVTGTIVKMAEDRGCALDALSLEDMRKVEPAITSAVFEVLGIDQSVASRTSFGGTSPERIREALVAARERFL; from the coding sequence ATGAGTACGGAGGACGGCGCCGCCAATGTCATGTGGGGTGGGCGTTTCGCGCAAGGGCCCGCGGACATCATGGCCGCGATCAATGTGTCGATCGACGTGGACCGACGCCTCTACGAGCAGGACATCGCGGGCTCGCTCGCGCACTGCTCCATGTTGGTCGAATGCGGCGTCATTCCAGCGGAAGACGGTGCTGCGATCAGCGACGGGTTGACGCGTGTGCGCGAAGAGTTGCGGGCCGGCCAGTTCTCGTTCCGGCGGGAGCTCGAAGACATACACATGAACATCGAGGCGCGGCTTGCTGAATTGGTTGGGCCGGCGGCGGGTCGGCTGCACACGGCGCGGTCCCGCAACGATCAGGTCGCGACGGATTTCAGGCTCTGGGTGCGGGACGAAATCGACGCCATCGACAGTGCGCTACGGGCCCTGCAGGCAGCATTGCTGGACCAGGTGGAGCGTCACGCCGATACCGTCATGCCTGGCTTCACGCATTTGCAGAACGCGCAGCCGGTGACGTTTGGGCACCATCTCCTCGCCTATGTCGAGATGCTGGGTCGCGACCGCGGTCGGTTTGTCGACTGTCGGCGACGTCTCAACGAGTGTCCTCTTGGCGCGGCTGCTCTGGCTGGCACGTCGTTTCCGATCGACCGCCACATGACGGCGGCGACGCTCGGCTTCGACCGCCCGATGGCGAATTCTATCGATGCCGTATCGGCCCGGGATTTCGCCGTGGAGTTCCTCGCAGCTGGCGCCATTTGCGCGATGCACCTCTCCCGCCTGGCCGAGGAGATCGTCATCTGGTGTACCGACAGATTCGGCTTCGTCAGCCTGTCGGATGCCTTCACTACCGGCAGTTCCATCATGCCTCAGAAGCGCAATCCGGATGCCGCCGAACTCGTACGAGCCAAAAGTGGTCGTCTGCTGGGCGCAATGACGGGGCTCCTCGTGGTGATGAAAGGGCTGCCTTTGGCATATGCCAAGGATATGCAGGAAGATAAGGAGCCGACATTCATCGCGGCCGACGCGTTGATGCTCGCGATTGCAGCGACGACCGGGATGGTTGCGGACCTTCAGGCTCGGCCCGATCGTATGCGAGCCGCGGCGAACGAGGGCTTCATCACTGCGACCGATTTGGCGGATTGGCTTGTGCGCACTCTCGGTCTGCCATTTCGCCGAGCGCATCACGTGACGGGCACGATTGTGAAGATGGCCGAGGATCGCGGTTGCGCCCTGGATGCCCTCTCTCTGGAGGACATGCGCAAGGTCGAGCCTGCAATCACCTCTGCGGTCTTTGAGGTCCTGGGGATCGACCAGTCGGTCGCCTCGCGCACGAGCTTCGGCGGTACCTCACCGGAGCGGATTAGAGAAGCCCTCGTTGCTGCGCGGGAGCGCTTCCTATGA
- a CDS encoding TlpA disulfide reductase family protein: MAAVAAIVLVFSRTASGPSGTPPLDGAVSGFSLAAEATAAPNVNFTDADGAQLSLRDFKGKVVLLNLWATWCAPCVKELPDLDRLQASLGGRDFQVVALSSDRNGAEKVPPFLKELRIANLRPFLDPDSVATRAFSPRGLPTTVLIDAAGREVGRLEGAAEWDSPEARDLIGFYIDGSG; encoded by the coding sequence GTGGCTGCAGTCGCGGCGATTGTGCTGGTATTTTCACGTACCGCAAGCGGACCTTCCGGCACGCCGCCGCTCGACGGCGCCGTAAGTGGATTCTCTCTGGCGGCAGAGGCGACAGCGGCGCCCAACGTAAACTTCACCGATGCCGATGGCGCCCAGTTGAGCCTCCGCGACTTCAAGGGCAAGGTCGTCCTGCTGAACCTCTGGGCCACGTGGTGCGCCCCCTGTGTCAAGGAATTGCCTGATCTGGACCGCCTCCAGGCGTCCCTGGGCGGTCGCGATTTCCAGGTCGTAGCCCTCTCCTCCGACAGGAACGGCGCCGAGAAAGTTCCACCATTTCTGAAGGAACTTCGCATCGCCAACCTCAGGCCATTTCTGGATCCTGACTCCGTCGCCACCCGAGCCTTCTCGCCGCGCGGCCTGCCGACGACGGTGCTGATCGACGCGGCCGGGCGCGAAGTCGGGCGCCTGGAGGGTGCGGCAGAGTGGGACTCACCGGAGGCGCGAGATCTGATAGGCTTCTACATCGACGGTAGCGGCTGA
- a CDS encoding VOC family protein, whose translation MTRPIRGLDHVIIGVHDLEGARADWMRLGFVTAPRGDHVGKATSNYCIMFPDTYLELLGILRPEMEDANGLGAALLTRGEGLQRLALGTSDADAARADLEAAGLHPQGPFDLSRPSDEPKGVVRFRNLMLPKSDTADLGMFLCGHKTPELMRTPDWVAHPNGACAFVGITALVRDPAVTAAELGRIFGAPAVGETAYGHRINTGNGVIRLTTFDAFSVAHPGASAPMDIELPVWYALTLAVTSTQTTADLLARNGVPFERVDEGLRVLPSSARGVLLEFTSA comes from the coding sequence GTGACGAGACCCATCAGAGGCCTTGACCATGTCATCATCGGCGTCCACGACCTGGAGGGCGCCAGGGCTGATTGGATGCGCCTTGGGTTCGTCACGGCGCCGCGCGGCGACCATGTCGGCAAGGCGACGTCCAACTACTGCATCATGTTTCCAGATACCTATCTGGAGCTTCTCGGGATTCTGCGGCCCGAGATGGAGGATGCAAACGGCCTAGGCGCTGCGCTACTGACGCGCGGCGAAGGGCTGCAGCGACTGGCATTGGGCACTTCGGACGCAGACGCGGCTCGCGCAGATCTCGAAGCTGCCGGCTTGCATCCGCAGGGCCCGTTTGACCTCTCACGGCCCTCGGATGAGCCAAAGGGTGTTGTCCGCTTTCGGAACCTCATGCTGCCCAAGTCGGATACTGCGGACCTCGGGATGTTCTTATGCGGCCATAAGACCCCAGAACTCATGCGGACGCCGGACTGGGTAGCGCACCCCAATGGTGCATGCGCTTTCGTCGGAATAACGGCCCTGGTCCGTGACCCTGCGGTCACCGCTGCCGAGTTGGGCCGTATCTTCGGAGCGCCTGCCGTAGGCGAGACCGCCTACGGCCACCGAATCAATACGGGCAACGGCGTGATCCGGCTGACAACCTTCGATGCCTTCTCAGTTGCCCATCCCGGTGCATCTGCCCCGATGGATATCGAGCTGCCGGTCTGGTACGCGCTCACCCTCGCGGTGACGTCCACGCAAACTACGGCAGACCTTCTTGCGCGGAACGGCGTTCCATTCGAGCGGGTCGACGAGGGACTTCGGGTTCTGCCGTCCTCGGCACGCGGTGTACTGCTGGAGTTCACAAGCGCTTGA
- a CDS encoding aminopeptidase P family protein — MALHAQAASARHSRLATLLREAGSAYDVAAALEMIAGLAASPETGTAGDDHCWISLIAPEPTPEVTAALRSLKREVAATMPTVRDPHAVEARLSSLRAELDRRGLDGFIVPRADQHQSEYVPLNAQRLLWLTGFTGSAGVAIVLRDKAAIFVDGRYTLQVSSQVPVALFEPHHITDSPPHDWLAAELLKGAIIGFDPWLHTEAEVARLGTACDRAGGTLQPCIDNPLDAVWTNRPPPPLAPVVPHALEYAGRTASEKRADIGGRLREQGCHAAVLSAPDSIAWLLNIRGGDVPHTPLALSFAVIRDDGSVELFIDRRKVCADTLSHLSNGVSVCPPDRFDLALHALGEASSRVLVDPAVTAQAIMESLTSAGATLLRGQDPCALPKARKNAIEIRGARAAHQRDSVAICRFLAWLARMAAGNVTEMQAEETLLAYRAEIPLFRDVSFPTISGSGPNGAIVHYRSTPETNRLLQNGDLYLVDSGAQFLDGTTDITRTVAIGTPSAEQREAFTRVLKGHIALATARFPQGTSGSQLDALARLHLWQAGMDFDHGTGHGIGSYLGVHEGPQRISKAPNTVALDPGMIVSNEPGYYRAGAWGIRTENLLLVTSCEALAGAERQMLSFETLTLAPIDRALIDTGLLTVAERDWIDAYHARVQKSVMGALDEADQTWLATATAPLP; from the coding sequence ATGGCGTTACACGCCCAAGCCGCGTCGGCACGCCATTCAAGGCTAGCGACGCTACTGCGGGAGGCGGGTTCAGCCTACGACGTCGCAGCCGCCCTCGAGATGATCGCGGGCCTCGCCGCAAGTCCGGAGACAGGCACGGCCGGCGATGACCACTGCTGGATATCGCTCATCGCGCCGGAGCCCACGCCGGAAGTGACGGCAGCGCTTCGCTCGTTGAAGCGCGAGGTGGCCGCGACGATGCCAACGGTTCGCGACCCACACGCCGTAGAGGCGCGCTTGTCGTCGCTTCGGGCGGAACTGGACCGCCGCGGACTCGATGGGTTCATCGTTCCTCGGGCGGATCAGCATCAGAGCGAGTACGTGCCGTTGAATGCCCAACGCCTGTTGTGGCTGACAGGTTTCACAGGCTCCGCCGGAGTGGCCATCGTGCTCCGGGACAAGGCGGCGATATTTGTCGACGGACGCTACACACTCCAGGTCTCCAGCCAAGTACCGGTTGCCCTGTTCGAACCGCACCACATTACCGACAGCCCTCCCCATGACTGGCTCGCCGCCGAGTTGCTCAAGGGGGCTATCATCGGCTTCGATCCTTGGCTTCACACCGAAGCGGAAGTAGCTCGACTAGGAACTGCCTGTGACAGGGCTGGCGGAACGCTGCAGCCATGCATAGACAACCCGTTAGACGCCGTCTGGACGAATCGACCACCGCCTCCGCTGGCGCCCGTCGTACCGCATGCGCTCGAATATGCTGGGCGTACCGCGTCCGAGAAGCGTGCCGACATCGGCGGGAGGTTGCGCGAGCAGGGCTGTCACGCTGCAGTGCTCTCAGCGCCCGACTCTATTGCCTGGCTTCTCAACATCCGGGGCGGCGACGTTCCGCACACGCCGCTGGCCCTTTCGTTTGCGGTCATCCGCGACGATGGCAGCGTAGAATTGTTTATCGACCGGCGTAAGGTTTGTGCCGATACGCTGTCGCATTTGAGCAATGGCGTCTCGGTGTGCCCGCCCGATAGATTTGACCTCGCACTTCACGCCCTAGGTGAGGCCTCGTCCAGGGTTTTGGTTGATCCGGCCGTCACAGCTCAGGCAATCATGGAATCGCTGACAAGTGCGGGCGCCACACTCCTGCGAGGTCAGGACCCCTGTGCACTCCCGAAGGCGCGCAAGAACGCGATAGAGATTCGAGGAGCGCGCGCTGCTCACCAGCGCGATTCGGTTGCAATATGCCGCTTCCTCGCCTGGCTGGCTCGAATGGCCGCCGGCAACGTGACCGAGATGCAGGCAGAGGAGACGCTCCTCGCCTACCGCGCCGAGATCCCTTTGTTCCGGGATGTCAGCTTTCCGACGATCTCCGGCTCCGGACCCAACGGCGCGATCGTCCACTACCGATCGACACCAGAGACGAATCGCCTCCTCCAGAACGGCGACCTCTATCTCGTCGACTCGGGAGCACAATTCCTGGATGGTACCACCGATATTACCCGGACCGTGGCAATCGGCACTCCCTCCGCCGAGCAGCGCGAGGCCTTTACTCGCGTGCTCAAGGGCCACATCGCCCTTGCAACCGCGCGCTTCCCGCAGGGCACGTCTGGGTCTCAGCTCGATGCCTTGGCGCGGCTGCACCTTTGGCAGGCCGGCATGGACTTTGACCACGGAACCGGCCACGGCATCGGCAGCTACCTGGGGGTCCATGAAGGTCCACAGCGCATTTCGAAGGCACCGAACACTGTGGCTCTCGACCCCGGGATGATCGTGTCGAACGAACCGGGCTACTACCGAGCCGGCGCTTGGGGTATCAGAACGGAGAACCTGTTGCTCGTGACCTCCTGCGAAGCGCTCGCTGGAGCAGAGCGGCAGATGCTCTCATTCGAGACGCTTACGCTTGCTCCCATCGACCGCGCATTGATCGATACCGGCCTTCTGACGGTCGCCGAACGGGATTGGATCGACGCCTACCATGCAAGGGTGCAGAAGTCGGTAATGGGGGCTCTCGACGAAGCCGATCAAACTTGGCTCGCAACCGCGACCGCGCCGTTGCCCTAG
- a CDS encoding response regulator, producing the protein MANIIIAEDEAGVREFVSRALAMDGHAVTVAEDGLEALDRLGQDRYDLLLTDIVMPGLDGIALALKAGSEWPDMRILLMSGYAAERQRAHNLDALVHRVISKPFSLADIRKAVQETLRKQDANGASRRPGLCASH; encoded by the coding sequence ATGGCGAATATCATCATCGCTGAGGACGAGGCGGGGGTGCGCGAGTTTGTGTCGCGTGCGCTCGCCATGGACGGGCATGCCGTCACCGTGGCTGAGGACGGCCTCGAAGCGCTCGATCGGCTTGGCCAGGATCGCTACGATCTGTTGCTTACCGATATCGTCATGCCCGGTCTCGACGGGATTGCGCTGGCGCTGAAGGCCGGCTCCGAATGGCCAGACATGCGCATTCTCCTGATGTCGGGCTATGCCGCCGAACGGCAGCGGGCGCATAATCTCGATGCGCTGGTGCACCGCGTCATCTCGAAGCCGTTCAGCCTCGCCGACATCCGCAAGGCTGTTCAGGAAACGTTGCGGAAGCAAGACGCCAACGGAGCAAGCAGGCGGCCGGGACTCTGCGCCTCGCACTGA
- a CDS encoding ATP-binding cassette domain-containing protein, protein MPVVDLSGVRLRYGNGPEILRGTDLVLTRGSFHFLTGSSGAGKSSLLGLLYLTMHPTAGAVRLFGVDIGTEPRRRLPDVRRRIGVVFQDFRLLAHLSAFDNVALPLRIVGTREDQVRANVRELLAWVGLGDHLQALPSTLSGGQQQRLAIARAVIAQPDLLIADEPTGSVDDSSAYRLMRLFDELHKMGTTVLIATHNRALVQAFGHPELHLENGVLKLASMNEHG, encoded by the coding sequence GTGCCGGTCGTCGACCTGTCCGGCGTCAGGCTCCGATACGGCAATGGTCCCGAGATCCTGCGCGGCACGGACCTCGTCCTGACCCGCGGCAGTTTCCACTTTCTCACTGGGAGCAGTGGCGCAGGCAAATCGTCGCTCCTTGGCTTGCTGTACCTGACCATGCATCCGACCGCGGGCGCCGTAAGGCTGTTCGGCGTAGATATCGGAACGGAGCCGCGGCGGCGCCTGCCCGATGTCCGGCGACGGATTGGGGTCGTCTTCCAGGACTTCCGGCTGCTCGCCCATTTGTCTGCCTTCGATAACGTCGCCCTACCGCTCCGGATCGTTGGCACACGCGAGGACCAAGTCCGCGCGAACGTCCGCGAGTTGCTGGCGTGGGTAGGCCTCGGCGACCACCTACAAGCCCTGCCTTCGACCCTTTCCGGAGGCCAGCAACAACGACTGGCGATTGCGCGTGCGGTGATCGCACAACCAGATCTACTCATTGCCGACGAGCCCACTGGCAGCGTGGACGATTCGAGCGCCTATCGGCTCATGCGCCTCTTCGATGAGCTTCATAAAATGGGAACAACTGTGCTGATCGCGACCCATAACCGGGCGCTTGTTCAGGCGTTCGGCCACCCGGAGCTGCATCTGGAAAATGGCGTCCTCAAGCTCGCTTCAATGAATGAGCACGGGTGA
- a CDS encoding cell division protein, whose protein sequence is MVFLAALALAAVMLLGSSLHRWQADLSGTVTVQVPPLKESAHTDAAVAELVKFLRLTPGVEAAQALTQDRLAALLAPWLGETAEVGELPMPRLIDVRLRTGALVDLSAVGAKIADIAPGAVIDDHQVWLARLVRYARALETTGIVVLGLVSAVWVVTVLFVTLTRMSIHRTVIALLHLMGATDGYIARQFQRHALIFGLGGGFIGVLMAAVALLALDQAAADLATPILPVPRLSLGQWGALAALPIVTAVVAMLTARLTVLVQLKRMP, encoded by the coding sequence ATGGTGTTTCTCGCCGCGCTTGCTCTCGCAGCCGTCATGCTGCTGGGATCATCGCTGCACCGCTGGCAAGCGGATTTGTCCGGCACGGTGACGGTACAGGTCCCGCCTCTGAAGGAGTCGGCACATACGGATGCTGCGGTGGCAGAGCTTGTCAAGTTCCTAAGGTTGACGCCAGGCGTGGAGGCTGCCCAGGCGCTGACGCAAGATCGTTTGGCGGCCCTTTTGGCACCATGGCTCGGAGAGACGGCTGAGGTCGGTGAACTGCCGATGCCGAGGCTGATTGACGTCCGTCTGCGAACGGGCGCGTTGGTTGACCTTTCGGCGGTGGGTGCCAAGATCGCCGACATTGCGCCTGGTGCCGTTATCGACGACCACCAAGTTTGGCTGGCGCGACTCGTGCGATACGCAAGAGCCCTCGAGACGACGGGCATCGTCGTTCTTGGACTCGTCTCTGCTGTCTGGGTGGTGACGGTGCTGTTTGTCACCCTGACGCGCATGTCCATCCATAGAACCGTGATCGCGCTCCTTCATCTCATGGGCGCCACGGATGGCTACATCGCGCGCCAGTTCCAGAGACACGCTCTCATATTTGGCCTTGGCGGCGGGTTCATCGGGGTCCTGATGGCCGCAGTTGCACTGCTTGCGCTCGATCAAGCCGCCGCCGACCTCGCGACACCAATCTTACCGGTGCCTCGTCTTTCGCTGGGACAGTGGGGTGCGCTCGCCGCACTGCCGATCGTAACTGCTGTGGTCGCCATGCTCACCGCTCGACTGACCGTTCTCGTGCAACTGAAACGCATGCCGTGA